A single Leptospira kirschneri serovar Cynopteri str. 3522 CT DNA region contains:
- a CDS encoding histidine triad nucleotide-binding protein, which produces MTDPNCIFCKIVRKEIPSKIVFENEETLAFYDISPQAPVHIVFIPKKHISSLSEIENEDSNLLGNILLQIRDIAKNLGFAENGYRVVNNTGKNGGQTVFHIHFHLLAERQLHWPPG; this is translated from the coding sequence ATGACAGATCCAAATTGTATTTTTTGTAAAATCGTCCGTAAGGAAATTCCTTCCAAAATCGTTTTTGAAAACGAAGAGACATTAGCTTTTTATGATATTTCTCCCCAAGCCCCGGTTCACATAGTTTTTATTCCTAAAAAACATATTTCCTCTCTTTCTGAAATCGAAAACGAAGATTCCAATCTGCTCGGAAATATTTTATTACAAATCCGTGATATTGCAAAAAATCTTGGATTTGCAGAAAACGGCTATAGAGTAGTAAATAACACAGGAAAAAACGGAGGACAAACTGTATTTCACATTCACTTTCATCTTTTAGCAGAACGACAATTG
- a CDS encoding ROK family protein: protein MKSFLGIDIGAGSIKASLIDSNGNVLKSSFRKTGVETNEKQFLDSICDIVSEMKTSSLMAVGIGSPGPIDSENGILIESANLPLLKNVALVSHLKEKFSIPVYYNNDANLAALGEYHFGLGKGSPNLIILTLGTGLGGGWIYQGKLFNGYKGSGMEAGHVTYLPNGSLCGCGQRGCTEAYFSASGFLNRYKEKTGEVLNSAEEFFEKSRKGDKTALILLNEGIEALAQLCRNLIHTINPEKIVFTGGLVNSWDLFGNSLQNRIRELIFPIFKTYTQILPGGNVSGTLGAAALCMENQE from the coding sequence ATGAAATCCTTTCTCGGAATCGATATAGGCGCCGGAAGTATCAAAGCAAGTCTCATCGATTCCAACGGAAACGTGTTAAAAAGTTCTTTCCGCAAAACCGGAGTGGAAACAAACGAAAAACAATTCCTAGATTCTATTTGTGACATCGTATCGGAAATGAAAACTTCCTCCTTGATGGCGGTGGGTATAGGAAGTCCCGGACCGATCGATTCTGAAAATGGAATTTTGATCGAGTCTGCCAATCTTCCGCTTTTAAAAAATGTGGCGTTAGTCTCTCATTTAAAAGAAAAGTTTTCTATTCCAGTATATTATAATAATGACGCAAACCTTGCCGCTCTGGGAGAATACCATTTCGGTTTAGGAAAAGGATCACCTAATTTGATAATCCTAACCTTAGGAACCGGATTAGGAGGTGGTTGGATATATCAAGGAAAACTTTTCAACGGTTATAAAGGAAGTGGAATGGAAGCGGGACACGTTACGTATCTTCCAAACGGCTCCCTATGCGGTTGTGGTCAAAGAGGTTGCACCGAAGCCTATTTTAGCGCCAGCGGATTTTTAAATCGATACAAAGAAAAAACAGGAGAAGTTTTAAATTCTGCGGAGGAATTTTTTGAAAAAAGTAGAAAGGGGGACAAAACCGCATTGATTTTGTTAAACGAAGGAATTGAAGCTCTTGCACAACTTTGTAGAAATCTAATTCATACAATCAACCCGGAGAAAATCGTTTTTACGGGAGGACTTGTAAATTCCTGGGATTTGTTCGGTAATTCTCTACAAAATAGGATCCGGGAATTGATTTTTCCAATTTTTAAAACGTATACCCAAATCCTTCCCGGAGGAAACGTATCCGGAACCTTAGGCGCCGCGGCGCTTTGTATGGAGAATCAAGAATGA